Proteins from a genomic interval of Toxotes jaculatrix isolate fToxJac2 chromosome 5, fToxJac2.pri, whole genome shotgun sequence:
- the LOC121181820 gene encoding uncharacterized protein LOC121181820: MQKSVAGEESGESLVFFDLETTGLGPSCDIVQLAAVSGGHSLNLYVIPRCGMQRGATRVTGFRVRRQKLYLHRQLVLTNSLREVLVSFIAFLQMLKRPLVVGHNIRRFDCPLLARALDEMDLRDEFDASISGCVDTLPLAREMLKDRCLQSFRQENLVKELLGVTYKCHDALEDVRALQALYNVLQPTPDLVCRHMFTLDTMENKQAVKAAKAKVPCNMPGQRPLWEHFRQTVKVTENKAEDYNGELNGL; this comes from the exons ATGCAAAAATCAGTCGCAGGTGAAGAGTCTGGGGAGTCGCTGGTTTTCTTTGACCTGGAGACGACTGGACTGG GTCCGAGTTGTGACATCGtccagctggctgcagtgagCGGAGGTCACTCACTCAACCTCTACGTCATCCCTCGGTGTGGAATGCAGCGAGGAGCAACCAGAGTGACTGGCTTCAGGGTCCGCAGACAGAAGCTGTACCTGCATCGCCAGCTTGTTCTCACCAACTCCCTGCGAGAGGTCCTGGTCTCCTTCATAGCTTTCCTTCAAATGTTGAAACGCCCACTTGTCGTCGGCCACAACATTCGCCGCTTCGACTGTCCTCTGCTGGCTCGAGCTCTCGATGAAATGGACCTCAGAGATGAGTTTGACGCTTCGATCTCAGGCTGTGTTGACACTCTGCCACTGGCCCGTGAGATGCTGAAGGACCGCTGCCTCCAGAGTTTTCGACAGGAGAATCTGGTGAAGGAGCTGCTGGGTGTGACCTACAAGTGCCATGATGCTTTGGAGGATGTGCGGGCATTGCAGGCTCTCTATAATGTGCTTCAGCCCACGCCAGACTTGGTTTGTAGGCATATGTTCACTCTGGACACCATGGAAAACAAGCAAGCTGTGAAAGCTGCCAAAGCTAAAGTGCCCTGTAACATGCCAGGACAGCGCCCCCTGTGGGAGCacttcagacagacagtgaaagtcacagaaaacaaagcagaggaCTACAATGGAGAACTTAACGGATTATAA
- the scamp2 gene encoding secretory carrier-associated membrane protein 2, with the protein MSGYDSNPFADPTSENPFNDPSVTQMTNSSTEPVDQYSPFPAQSTDGLATQTTPASTSPYQPAVLQPSTEPSPQAAAAAAQVNLLRQQEELERKAAELDRRERELQNRGPTGKENNWPPLPRNFPIKPCFYQDFSEEIPPEYQRVCKMMYYLWMLNCVTLFLNLLACLAYFTTGSNQGVDFGLAILWLILFTPCSFLCWYRPVYKAFKTDSSFSFFFFFFVFFCQVVIFIIQAVGIPHWGNSGWISAFTAISGNKAVGAIMIIVAILFTMCAVLSVILLKMVHSMYRRTGASFQKAQQEFSQGVFTSKTFQTAAAGVASSAAQGTFQGNN; encoded by the exons ATGTCGGGATATGATAGCAACCCGTTTGCAGATCCTACCAGCGAGAACCCTTTCAAT gaTCCTTCGGTCACACAAATGACCAACTCCAGCACTGAACCAGTTGACCAGTACAGCCCTTTCCCTGCCCAGTCCACA gaTGGCCTAGCTACTCAAACTACTCcagcctccacctctccctACCAGCCTGCGGTGTTACAGCCATCTACAGAGCCCAGTCCACAG gcagctgctgctgcagctcaggtcaacctgctgaggcagcaggaggagctggagagaaaagCTGCTGAGCTGGACCGCAGAGAGCGGGAACTCCAGAACAGAGGCCCGACAG GTAAAGAGAATAACTGGCCTCCACTCCCCAGAAACTTCCCCATCAAACCGTGTTTCTATCAGGACTTCTCAGAGGAAATCCCCCCAGAGTATCAGAGAGTGTGCAAGATGATGTACTATCTCTGGATGT tgaaCTGTGTGACTCTATTCCTCAATCTGCTGGCTTGTCTGGCTTACTTCACCACTGGTTCGAACCAGGGTGTGGACTTTGGCCTCGCCATTCTCTGGCTCATCCTATTCACTCCCTGCTCCTTCCTCTGCTGGTACCGGCCCGTCTACAAGGCCTTCAA GACTGACAGctccttcagcttcttcttcttcttctttgtgtttttctgccaaGTGGTGATCTTCATCATCCAGGCTGTGGGCATCCCCCACTGGGGGAACAG TGGCTGGATCTCTGCCTTCACTGCCATCTCTGGAAACAAGGCAGTGGGAGCCATCATGATCATAGTGGCCATCCTCTTCACCATGTGCGCCGTGCTGTCTGTCATCCTGCTCAAGATG gtCCACAGCATGTACCGCCGGACCGGAGCCAGTTTCCAGAAGGCCCAGCAGGAATTCTCGCAGGGCGTCTTCACCAGTAAAACCTTCCAAACAGCCGCCGCTGGTGTAGCTTCCTCCGCTGCCCAGGGAACCTTCCAGGGAAACAACTAA
- the mpi gene encoding mannose-6-phosphate isomerase, with amino-acid sequence MEEVRVFPLTCAVQNYAWGKNGLDSEVAKLVIGGDPLAVIEDGKPYAELWMGAHSKGDAQIKDNRIAQTTLGQWITHFPACLGSKVKDTFQGQLPFLFKVLSVNTALSIQAHPNRELAARLHAQFPEHYPDNNHKPEMAIALTRFQGLCGFRPVEEILEFLKCVPEFHALVGNEAAEELRCSVGDAVRTSQALKKCFTRMMNCEKKVFVDQLNMLVKRVTEEGAAGKDTSTSNGDLLLRLHSQYPGDIGCFSIYFLNHVVLDPGQAMFLGASEPHAYLYGDCIECMACSDNTVRAGLTPKYIDVNTLCEMLNYSPAPASSKIFPCVQDASDRCVSLYDPPVPDFTVMRIQVPASVKQYTVAPVDSASILLVIEGDATATSAAALSDVALRRGTVLFVSANESVSLHITSPSGMNMFRACCLL; translated from the exons ATGGAGGAAGTGAGAG tgtttcctctgacCTGTGCTGTACAAAACTATGCATGGGGGAAGAATGGGCTGGACAGCGAAGTGGCCAAACTGGTAATTGGTGGAGACCCACTAGCTGTCATAGAGGATGGCAAGCCCTATGCAGAG TTGTGGATGGGAGCCCACTCAAAAGGCGATGCCCAGATCAAAGACAACAGGATCGCACAGACCACGCTGGGCCAGTGGATCACCCACTTCCCTGCCTGCCTGGGCTCCAAGGTTAAAGATACCTTCCAGGGTCAGCTGCCCTTCCTCTTCAAAGTCCTCTCTGTCAATACAGCTTTGTCCATACAGGCCCACCCCAACAGG gagttagCCGCTCGTCTCCATGCTCAGTTTCCGGAGCACTACCCAGACAACAACCACAAGCCGGAGATGGCCATTGCTCTCACCCGCTTCCAGGGTCTCTGTGGCTTCAGACCAGTGGAGGAGATCCTGGAATTCCTCAAAT GTGTCCCAGAGTTCCACGCTCTAGTGGGCAACGAGGCGGCGGAGGAGTTGCGATGCAGTGTGGGAGATGCAGTCCGTACGAGCCAGGCGCTGAAGAAGTGCTTCACCAGGATGATGAACTGTGAGAAGAAGGTGTTCGTAGACCAGCTCAACATGCTGGTGAAGAGAGTCACTGAAGAGG GTGCAGCAGGAAAGGACACATCAACCAGCAACGGTGATCTGTTGCTCCGTCTCCACTCCCAGTATCCTGGAGACATCGGCTGCTTCTCCATCTACTTCCTCAACCATGTGGTCCTGGATCCAGGCCAGGCCATGTTCCTGGGAGCCAGTGAGCCTCACGCTTACCTTTACGGAG ACTGTATCGAGTGTATGGCCTGCTCAGACAACACGGTGAGGGCCGGTCTCACGCCAAAGTACATCGACGTtaacacactgtgtgaaatgctgAACTACAGCCCTGCCCCTGCCAGCTCCAAAATCTTCCCATGTGTCCAGGATGCTTCGGACCGCTGTGTGTCCCTGTACGACCCCCCAGTGCCAGACTTCACTGTCATGAGGATACAA GTCCCAGCCTCAGTGAAGCAGTACACTGTGGCTCCAGTCGACAGCGCCAGCATCCTCCTGGTCATCGAAGGGGACGCCACGGCAACCTCCGCCGCCGCTCTCTCTGATGTCGCTCTGAGGCGGGGCACCGTGCTGTTCGTCTCGGCCAATGAGAGCGTTTCCCTGCACATCACCTCCCCGTCAGGGATGAACATGTTTCGAGCCTGCTGCCTCCTGTag